TGAAATGACGCGAAAAACAAACGACGCAACTAACAAAGTGCCCCCCAAAgctgccaaggccaagaacgACAACATGTTGATCGGTATCAccgtcaacaaggaggacgacttCTCCGGATGGTACCAGCAGATTGTCACCAAGGGAGAAATGCTGGACTACTATGACGTGTCCGGCTGCTACATCATGCGACCTCCCTCCTACTTTGTGTGGgagcagatccaggagTGGTTCAACatcaagatcaagaagctgggTGTCAAGAACGCCTACTTCCCCATGTTTGTGTCTTCTCgagtgctggagaaggagaaggaccaCGTGGAGGGTTTTGCTCCCGAGGTTGCCTGGGTTACCAAGGCCGGATCTTCGGATCTCGAGGAGCCTGTGGCTATTCGACCCACTTCCGAGACTGTCATGTACCCCTACTACGCCAAGTGGGTGCGATCTCACCGAGACTTGcctctcaagctcaaccaGTGGAACTCCGTTGTGCGATGGGAATTCAAGCACCCCCAGCCTTTCCTGCGAACCCGAGAGTTCCTGTGGCAGGAGGGCCACACCGCCCATCTGactgccaaggaggccgaggatGAGGTCATGGCTATTCTCGACAATTACGAGAAGATCTACAGCGAGCTGCTGGCTGTCCCCGTCATTAAGGGTAAGAAgtccgagaaggagaagttcgCAGGTGCTCTgttcaccaccaccgtcgAGGGCTTTATTCCTTCCACTGGTCGAGGTATCCAGGGAGCCACCTCCCATTGTCTGGGCCAGAACTTCTCCAAGATGTTCGACATCTCTGTTGAGGATCCCAACGGAGGTGCAGACAAGCTGTTTGCCTGGCAGAACTCCTGGGGTCTGTCTACCCGAGTCATTGGTGTCATGACCATGACCCACTCCGACAACAAGGGTCTTGTGCTGCCCCCTCGAGTGGCCCACACCCAGGCCATCATCATCCCCTGTGGCCTGACCGCCAAGCTTGCCGCTGAGAAGCGAGCTGCTGTTATGGACGCCTCCGCTGCCATTGAGAAGGCTCTGTCCGAGGCCGATGTCCGAGTCGCCTCCGATACCCGAGATACCTACTCTCCGGGCTGGAAGTTTTCCGACGCTGAGCTGCGAGGTATCCCCCTCCGAATCGAGGTCGGTCCTCGAGATGTTGAGCAGGGAAAGATTGTGGCTGTGCGACGAGACAACGGCGAGAAGATTGTGATGGATATTGCCGACCTGGCCACCTCTGTccccgagctgctggagaccaTCCAGAAGGacctcttctccaaggCAAAGGAGACCTTCGATAAGCATGTCATCAAGGCCACAACCTGGGACGACTTTGTCAAGGCCCTCAACGCCGGTAACCTGGTTCTGGCCCCCTGGTCCGCCTCCATCGAGACCGAGGAGTGGATCAAGGACAACTCTGCCCGAACCGTCGACCCCAACAATGAGGCCGACGACAAGGCTCCCTCCATGGGCGCCAAGACCCTGTGCATTCCTTTTGAGCAGCCCGAGCTTGCTGCCGACGCTGTCTGCGTCACTGGCTCTGGTAAGAAGGCTGACAACTGGTGTTTGTTTGGTCGATCTTACTAATTGTCGGGTGCAAACCACGAGGTTAGTAGAGATGCTAAGCTGTTTAATCTTGCAGTGAGATGAGACAGGCTCTGCAGTCTCGCTGCGAGTGATAGATTGATCTTATCTTAACATGTGGGATGATGTCTACCGCATGGATGTAAAATGTATGGTATAGGTAATGATGATGGTTTTAAATAGACTGTGTGGTGCGTGATGTATGATGATGTCATGATGCTAGTGAAGTTGCTGGTATTACGTAGGCAGAATTCATGATTCAATGGCGAATTGCAGTGGTTATACAGCTGCTGTGACCTAAGAGACCTGTAAGATGCTGGCTATAGTACGATACCGGTGCAAGTACTCATACtaatactcgtacttagAAGACTTGCTTCCATTGTTTGCTCCAAGCATATATACTCATTATAAACGTGAGGCAGATGCATGAGGTAATCCATATGAAGTATGATATGTTCTGCCAACATTATGTACGGATATACTGTTTATACATATATGAATAGCTCCGCCTTGTCGAGCTACGAGTAGTACTATATCCCCATCCTTCCTACGCGGCATTTCCCTCTACATTTCCAACACTTCTACGAGCCAAGTttgagtacaagtacacgtacagtatcgGATCCATGGTCAGTGATTATTTATATACATTATCTTGAATCTACAGTAGGTCTAGTGTTTAGGGAAAGGGCATACATGATATGTGGGTTGGTGGATCACATTACTCGATCCACGCTCACTCGGTATGTAGCAGTAACTACGGTACCGCACCACTCAGCCCATGCGTATTGTTTAGTAACACCCACTTTCGCTGAGAAATACAGCTGACTTTCTAACAGGAGACCCAGAAaccagcctccttggctcTCACAATCTCAATCTTTTGAGCCTCCACCTTGCCACTCTTCTTAGTCAAGAACCACAGATCCTTGACTCCCAGGCCCTCCAGATATTCGAGAGTTTTCTTATAGTTGAGTCCCACTTGGGCTACTCCGTGACTATCGTCTGACAGACACagtcgtcctcctcggttAATAACAGCTTTGCAAATGTCAGGCCGGGGATAGGGAGTATTCCAACCCTTTCgaagaggagcagaagacaCCTCAATGAAACCTCCATAGGAGATGATGAAATcgatgttcttgatgatctgGTCCCAAACATCTGGCCAGTTCTCTCGCACGTAGTTCTCGGTGGCTCCAAAGCCTTCTCTAATGGTGGAGTACAGTCGAATGAGATCAAAATGAGCAACCACCTCGGGCTTAAGTTTCTGTAGCATGTTCCATTGGATCTCGTAGTACTTTTTGTAGAGAGCATGTTCAGGAGTAGTCTGGTCGTCAATCATATCGGACACAGAGTCAGAAGCATCGCACCATTGGCCCTGGCTGAAATCAATAGGAATGCCGTTGACGTGGTGCACAGATCCAACACACAGGTCAAGACCATAgtgcttcttgagctcaacCGCTCGATCCCAGCACTCGGCTCGGATAGACTCACACTCAAAGCCCACCAGAATCTCTGTGTTGGAAGTGTTATCCTTCTGTAGCTGTCGAGCATGTTTCACATAATCGTCAAAGACCTTAGCGAGATCAACAGGAGTAGTTTTGGactcaatctcctcagGATACAGATCGGTCTCCCTGGATCGAGGCATATGTTCTGTGAGACAGAAAACGTCGAatttcttgtccttggctGCCTGGACACATTCTTCAAGACTATCCTTAGCGTGTTGGACGTACTGTCCCGAGTGCGAGTGGTGAGAGTGCATGTTGGTGGTTGAGAAGAATGTCAATCACTGCTTGTCGAGGCACCACTGTGGTTATCGTGAGATGCATGCAATTAGGCTTTTGATAGTGACaacgggaaaaaaagactTGTGTAGCTAACCGAAGGTCATATGGGTCATAGGCGAGGATTTCGAACAATGTAGCTCCAGGAATCACTTCTTGAAGACTGGAGGAGCGTAAAAGATCGTTTCCGTGCGCATTCGCATCATGAGGGTGTTTTAAAGAGTGCTGTTGTGCCTTCAATAGCCGCCAGTAGTCATAAGCAAATACAAGAATCGGATTCCAATCAATTATTTTAATACTTACAGCCATGTCGTTACAATGCATTTTTATTACCTATAAATATGTTGATTTGatgctgttttttttgaggCGGTTCACAGTGAGTCAAGAAGAGACTGTTGGTGTATCTTGTCGAGCATTCTTTAATGCACTGAATGCTGGCAACTGGGGCGTATGTGCTGTAGTAGAGCACATCCTTTCTTTACAGCCGAGCAGACCTTTCATAACTCGACAGTGTATGGGTTCTACTCCTCCGCTCCAACAGGCTCGGGAATGTCTGTGAAGGAGACCTTGTGGGTGACAATCTCAATGAGATCTACCTGATGCCGGTTTTCGGGGTCCATTTTGAGCAGCCCCAGAGGCTTGTCGAGCTTCTTTATCGATCCTCGCATTCGCTGTTTCCCGTCAATCACCAGAGTggcttttttctcttcaaATTCAATGGATCCAACGCGTCTTGATCCCTCCTGCAAATGTGCCTTACTGACCACTTCTCCCTGGATTTCCACAATGGCCATTCCCGATGGGGTCTGGATCATCTGAGGCACGGATTCCACATGGTCGTTTTGTCGTAAGTGGTCCAGAAATATGTTGGTCACGTTCATGTCAATGGTTGTCAAGTACACAGTGAGTGGATCTCTTAATTTAGCACGCACTGTAGACGCGCATTTGAGTTTGggtgtggagaagggagaAGAGCTCTAAAAAAGGTAGAGAGAGATGGTTAGGTGAATAAAGGGAGTGGCTGACGAGATGGGTGTAAGCGTAATCTTTGTATAAGACTGTTTACTATATACCGAGTGAATTTTTGCTTCAGAATCTCATTGTATCACCCCTTTAGTGGCTCTCAACCTCGTCTACTTTTTCGAACCTCTGAATATGCATGTCCCAGCGCAACTCTACGTGGGATAAatatcatctccaccaaaaCAGTCATTATCCACCTCAACCCAGCCATCATAATGACGTCTCTGGCCAACCTGATATACGCACAGactctctacaagtacgcgATCGACAACAGCGTCAAATCGGTAGTCGTGTTACCAGATATCCCCCAACCTATCGCCGAGTACATGGCAACACAAGTTCCCAAACACCCATTGATTCAACCCGACATTCTCAGCATGACAGGAGGCCCTTCCTCGCTAACTGCCGCCCATTGTCAAAAGTGGTGGCGTCAGATGATCTCATCGACGAAAATTGCAGAAAAGGAACTCGCTCTGAGCAGTTTGGCCAAGTTGGTGGATGGATTCAGACATGTTTTGTACAACGAGACGGTGGCTGGTCTGAAAGCCGACGAGGTGAAATTCAAGCAtctgaaggagatggagcgGGATAAAAAGATTAAGGCCGAAACTGAGCGATTAGAGAAGGAAAGACTAGAGAAGGAGAGACTACAAAAGGAACAACAGGAAAAAGAACAACAGGCCAGACGGGAGGCACTAGAAGCTAGCAAAGAGCAGGAAGAGGCCTCAAAAGCTCAGCAATCAATGACGAAatctgacgacgaggacgtAGAGATGACTGACGCTGTGGAGGAATTGAAGGAGAACGAAAACAGCAGtaagaaggagcaggctgAAGTTGAGACTACAGAGGCTGATGTGGAGTCAGTaaaggtcaaggaggaagaaaaggACACTGAGGTCGAGACCGAAAAGAAGACAGTagaggctgaggctgaggctgaggctgaggctgaggctgaggctgaggctgaAGAGCAGAATTACAaggatgaagaggagcagGCTGATGGTGCAGAGGCAGATGTCGAGTCGGACGCGAGGGAGGCTGAGGAGTCGGGGTCCGACAAGGAAACGACTGCCGACGTGGAGACCGACCGTGGAGAGACAGAAGAACCCGATGAGAGCGAATTAGACCGGGTGACGGAAACTCCAGAGGCAGGAGCTACTCCTGGATCCGAGGAACGGACTCGAAAGCGAGCACGATCTACCACTGAAGACTCTGATTCGCGAAAGCGGTCGCGCCGAAACACCTCTGCTGCCCCTTCGGCCAACCGCAAGTTTCAGAACGTGGCTGGCAATCTGCTCTCGAACATCTCATCCAACAAATCTGCGTCTTTCTTCACACACCCTGTCAATCCCAACAGTGCGCCCAACTACTACGAGTTGATCTTTTCGCCGACGGACATCCGGACCATCAAGGCCCAGGTCAAGGACGGACGTATTTCATCCACTTCTGAGCTTGAACGTGAGGTCGCCAAGATGTTTGCCAACGCCATCATGTACAACCCTTGGGACTCTGATGTAAACCTGTGGGCTCGAGAGATGCAGCAGGAGACTGATGCTCTCTTGACCTTGTTTCGGGGAGCAGGTGGGGAGTAGAACATAATTACGATTGATAATGATTACAAATGTATAACACCATGTTTGCAGTTGCAACTAAAGTGGTGCAGCTATGAGTGGCACAGTCCAGTATGATCAGACTCCGGGCAGATGATGATAGTGATGCAGAATAAATACAATATCAAAGTACAACAAGGGCAACATCAAACACAATCATTGGGGTTGCACCGCCTCATCTAGTAACTCGAACAGGGATCAATTAATATGTACATTTTATCTCTTCTGCATAAGAGCAGCGTTCTGTTCCTGGAATCTCTGGCCGACTCGTTCAGAGTGCTTGAGGAACTTCTCGGAGCACTTCTCGAGACAAGACTCTTCTCGGGAAGACAGAGCCTTGGAGGTGAAGTCGTTGACACAGTCAGTGAAGCATCGCTGGACGAGAGAGGAGTAgagctgggttagtatgtgtggtgtggtgttgtgttcTGTTCTGTTGTCGTGGTTGTCATCAAGAAATTTGGAATACTCACTCGCATGAAATCCTTcatctgcttctgctcgacgagctgctggaactCCTGCTGTTCTCGGTTGTTCAATTGATCCATCTTGTGTTGTGATTTGGGTGACTGATGTGTGTGATTGTCTTGAGCAACAACGAATACTTTTCACTCCCAGGTGGAAAAGGGTATCACGTGTCGAGTTTATTTTCCAGAGAGGGGCGAGTGTGATTGGGCTGAAATATGGCGTTCAAAGGCTTTTCAGAGTCCCGTGAGCATATAATATCATTGTGCACTGTTGAAATAACTACATCTTCTCATTCTTCTGATATTTCGCCCTCAATGAACCGCTGCACTCCTATTGCCACTCATCACCAAATCTCGGTATGAACCTTGTAGAGTTCGGAGAAGCTGGGAGAATCACGGCTTCAAGAAGTCTCATAAACACGCAATTTGAGCGGTATTGAAAATCTAACATTTTAGTTGGACTCATCTTATCGCAAGTACCGACCAAAAAACTTGAAATTCTCGATTTTGCGCGCCGAAACATCATGTTCAACGCACCTTCTTATGCACTCTTTATCACGGTGATATAGTTGTTCAGTatttctacaagtacaagttctGGTAAAAACCTATAACCTTACCCAACTCCATCACACCCAGTGAAGAAATATGCCTCACTGAATCCTCAAACAAAACACCTTGACCAGCGAATATGTGGAATGTCCATCTTTAGAatacacaaacacactcgtacaagtaccgtaccAGCCACATACTTCAAATACACTTCTCTATCACAATATTCCCTTGCTTAAACACATTGCTACAAGGGTTAAACCACAGGGTGCCATCTTACAGTatatgtatcgtacag
This genomic interval from Yarrowia lipolytica chromosome 1E, complete sequence contains the following:
- a CDS encoding uncharacterized protein (Compare to YALI0E05027g, similar to uniprot|P38708 Saccharomyces cerevisiae Putative prolyl-tRNA synthetase YHR020W, similar to Saccharomyces cerevisiae YHR020W; ancestral locus Anc_1.352) encodes the protein MTRKTNDATNKVPPKAAKAKNDNMLIGITVNKEDDFSGWYQQIVTKGEMLDYYDVSGCYIMRPPSYFVWEQIQEWFNIKIKKLGVKNAYFPMFVSSRVLEKEKDHVEGFAPEVAWVTKAGSSDLEEPVAIRPTSETVMYPYYAKWVRSHRDLPLKLNQWNSVVRWEFKHPQPFLRTREFLWQEGHTAHLTAKEAEDEVMAILDNYEKIYSELLAVPVIKGKKSEKEKFAGALFTTTVEGFIPSTGRGIQGATSHCLGQNFSKMFDISVEDPNGGADKLFAWQNSWGLSTRVIGVMTMTHSDNKGLVLPPRVAHTQAIIIPCGLTAKLAAEKRAAVMDASAAIEKALSEADVRVASDTRDTYSPGWKFSDAELRGIPLRIEVGPRDVEQGKIVAVRRDNGEKIVMDIADLATSVPELLETIQKDLFSKAKETFDKHVIKATTWDDFVKALNAGNLVLAPWSASIETEEWIKDNSARTVDPNNEADDKAPSMGAKTLCIPFEQPELAADAVCVTGSGKKADNWCLFGRSY
- a CDS encoding uncharacterized protein (Compare to YALI0E05049g, weakly similar to uniprot|P38635 Saccharomyces cerevisiae YFR025c HIS2 histidinol phosphatase, similar to Saccharomyces cerevisiae HIS2 (YFR025C); ancestral locus Anc_1.351), which produces MHSHHSHSGQYVQHAKDSLEECVQAAKDKKFDVFCLTEHMPRSRETDLYPEEIESKTTPVDLAKVFDDYVKHARQLQKDNTSNTEILVGFECESIRAECWDRAVELKKHYGLDLCVGSVHHVNGIPIDFSQGQWCDASDSVSDMIDDQTTPEHALYKKYYEIQWNMLQKLKPEVVAHFDLIRLYSTIREGFGATENYVRENWPDVWDQIIKNIDFIISYGGFIEVSSAPLRKGWNTPYPRPDICKAVINRGGRLCLSDDSHGVAQVGLNYKKTLEYLEGLGVKDLWFLTKKSGKVEAQKIEIVRAKEAGFWVSC
- a CDS encoding uncharacterized protein (Compare to YALI0E05071g, similar to Saccharomyces cerevisiae CTF8 (YHR191C); ancestral locus Anc_4.356, weakly similar to uniprot|P38877 Saccharomyces cerevisiae YHR191c CFT8), which translates into the protein MNVTNIFLDHLRQNDHVESVPQMIQTPSGMAIVEIQGEVVSKAHLQEGSRRVGSIEFEEKKATLVIDGKQRMRGSIKKLDKPLGLLKMDPENRHQVDLIEIVTHKVSFTDIPEPVGAEE
- a CDS encoding uncharacterized protein (Compare to YALI0E05093g, similar to Saccharomyces cerevisiae EAF5 (YEL018W); ancestral locus Anc_1.447, no similarity) yields the protein MTSLANLIYAQTLYKYAIDNSVKSVVVLPDIPQPIAEYMATQVPKHPLIQPDILSMTGGPSSLTAAHCQKWWRQMISSTKIAEKELALSSLAKLVDGFRHVLYNETVAGLKADEVKFKHLKEMERDKKIKAETERLEKERLEKERLQKEQQEKEQQARREALEASKEQEEASKAQQSMTKSDDEDVEMTDAVEELKENENSSKKEQAEVETTEADVESVKVKEEEKDTEVETEKKTVEAEAEAEAEAEAEAEAEEQNYKDEEEQADGAEADVESDAREAEESGSDKETTADVETDRGETEEPDESELDRVTETPEAGATPGSEERTRKRARSTTEDSDSRKRSRRNTSAAPSANRKFQNVAGNLLSNISSNKSASFFTHPVNPNSAPNYYELIFSPTDIRTIKAQVKDGRISSTSELEREVAKMFANAIMYNPWDSDVNLWAREMQQETDALLTLFRGAGGE
- a CDS encoding uncharacterized protein (Compare to YALI0E05115g, similar to Saccharomyces cerevisiae TIM9 (YEL020W-A); ancestral locus Anc_1.452, similar to uniprot|O74700 Saccharomyces cerevisiae YEL020wa TIM9 essential subunit of the TIM22-complex for mitochondrial protein import) yields the protein MDQLNNREQQEFQQLVEQKQMKDFMRLYSSLVQRCFTDCVNDFTSKALSSREESCLEKCSEKFLKHSERVGQRFQEQNAALMQKR